A single genomic interval of Spinacia oleracea cultivar Varoflay chromosome 6, BTI_SOV_V1, whole genome shotgun sequence harbors:
- the LOC130464010 gene encoding FBD-associated F-box protein At4g10400-like: MQMLEAIESMENLQINNEEEDRLSSLPETLLEKILEFVPFKSAAATSVLSQRWRHLWTHHPHPALTLSDENIHEQIISVNRIFDRLDCLPIQTFEIYYPSNLTDYYSNRFPVALDYWVSRLYKHKSITKIKLDIRPKNDRRGIPPDINLSSRIFQSQTLEHLELFGSFACFFPEYARINLPNLKKMVLFGVYLDDNLLRNLFKSCPLLEDLFLSSLSSLTRMDPIFNISSSNLKSLSIGHEYSAEFVIDAPILEFIEVRGRVASYRFVKELGKLRETTLGITLPITRIDELKDASNFTRIPTFFTGISNVESIHFDKPNLPWMFP, translated from the coding sequence ATGCAAATGCTTGAAGCAATCGAATCCATGGAGAATTTACAAATCAACAATGAAGAAGAAGATAGACTGAGCTCTCTCCCAGAAACCCTCCTCGAGAAAATTCTGGAATTCGTCCCATTCAAATCCGCCGCCGCCACTTCCGTCTTATCCCAACGGTGGCGCCACCTTTGGACCCACCACCCCCACCCCGCCTTAACTCTCTCCGACGAAAACATCCACGAACAAATCATCAGCGTCAATCGTATCTTCGACCGCCTCGACTGCCTACCAATCCAAACCTTTGAGATCTATTACCCTTCTAACTTAACCGATTATTATTCAAATCGTTTTCCCGTGGCTTTGGATTACTGGGTTTCTCGATTATACAAACATAAAAGTATCACCAAAATCAAGCTAGACATCCGCCCCAAAAACGATCGGCGTGGTATTCCCCCTGATATTAATTTATCATCCCGTATTTttcaatctcaaaccctagaacACCTTGAATTGTTTGGATCTTTTGCCTGCTTTTTCCCTGAATATGCTCGAATTAATCTTCCTAATTTGAAGAAGATGGTGTTATTCGGTGTTTATTTGGACGACAACTTGCTGCGAAACTTATTCAAGTCTTGCCCATTATTGGAAGATTTATTCCTCTCGAGTTTAAGTAGTTTGACAAGGATGGATCcaatttttaatatttcatCTTCGAATTTGAAGTCATTGAGCATCGGTCACGAATACTCCGCCGAATTCGTGATCGATGCTCCTATTCTAGAGTTCATCGAAGTACGTGGTCGTGTTGCGTCATATCGTTTTgtaaaggaattaggtaaactACGAGAGACGACTCTTGGAATTACGCTTCCTATCACACGAATAGATGAACTCAAAGATGCAAGTAATTTTACCCGAATACCGACATTTTTTACAGGGATTTCTAATGTTGAGTCCATTCATTTTGACAAACCAAACTTACCCTGGATGTTTCCTTAG